The genomic stretch TGCTTGCTGAAACTCACAGTTGTATAGTGGCAACTCTCTTCTCCAGTATGGATTCCAGCTGGGTTCTTCCTACTCGTTTTTGCCTCCCTAAAAGCACATCCCTTGACTCCTAGCCTTGCACTTGCTGGCTCTGAGCCCATGAGATGCCTACACATAGACATTTTGTCCTGAGTCCAGATGGGTTACTTTCATGGCCCAGCCAGCAAGTGCTCAATACCGAACAACACCTCCATGCCTGATTCCCGTGTGTCACATCTGCCCTCAGAGACACCAAAGGAACACGCCAATGGTTTGTGAGATTTAAAACTAATTTACTTACTAAATGAAActcttttgtttttcactgAGGACGACAAGCAGCTGACTTGCTGATATGTGATTTATTTGAGACAAAGAttaattttatcattttattccaaaaaataaaaacacacactcacactcacacaaactcGTATATACAGTATCGTATTTCTCTTGCACCACAGCCTTTAAATATCTGCACTCctcaaaaaaaatgcaaacactATATGAAATTTTCATTTAAACCAACCAATTTATCGTTATAGAAATAATACTGAAGAAGCTGTTTTTCTGTTGTACATGCACACAGTGTCCCCCCCagtttaaacaaaaacaaatatttgaaaatattttttttccctaataTTGCTCTGTTGAAAGATAatttcatgaaatacattagaTTATTCGGTGAGTAAATATACATCCAATAAAAAAATGCCTGTAATGTGTGATTCCCACCAGGTTCTATAGCCTTAAGAGTTTTCCAGACATGACACACAAGaaagtaaaatgtaaatgtaaatagtaAGTTAAATGCCACTGGCAGTGAAGTTAACATCCAAACAATAACTAAGATGAGAACAGGAACTCATTCAGCAAGTTTGACAAACTTCAAAAGCCAACAGTGTGACACTTTTCagaaggaaataaaaaaatttgcATCAGAATATGGGAAGTGGCATGTGAGAGTGGATTCGGGGAACAAAGCCGGTTTATTCTCCTTGTTTTCACTAACTCGCTTGAAACAACAAAATGCAAAACACCACATAAAACACTTCCTCAGAGACTGAGGGGTAAAAACGAGACAAAACACACCACCATAAAAGAGACACAGAATACAAGCAAATCTTTTTTGCGTGACCACAGTTATATGGTCAGGCTAATAAAGACGTTGTCCCTAAAGATCCATGGAATTAATAAAGTGGACAAAGCGTTTTACAGAGCATGTTATTAGAAAGTGCCAAAATCATTAAACCTGGTTTAAACCTGAGAACCAACTCGAGAATCCGAAATCAAGACCAATTATTGGGATTGACAGCATTTGGTTGTTATCCAGACGAGAGACAATCATGTTCTTAAATTTTACAGGATGTTCGGAATTCGCCTAAGTCACAGCACTAAAACAATAGGGGTTTTTTCACAGGAAGTtttaaaaaagtttttaaaagttcATTAACTGGTTCAGTAGTTACTATAGGTACTGAGTAGATTACACTAGGGATTCTAAAGTAGTTCCTCACCTTGAGTAGAACTGGGACTACTCAGTTGAAACAACTGAAATACCATTGTTTTTCTTATGGTTACACAAGCTGCATTCTCTGAAAAccaaaacattacatattttgcATTTTCCCTCTCCTCTCCTGTGATTTATTACACGTACGATGATTTTAATTTAACTAAGTAACACACTCCTGATCttggtttattttattattattattattattattactacaccGTACTTTCACATGATTTCGAAAAAATtatcgggaaaaaaaaaaatctatcagCTTCCTTGAAAGTTTTCAAATATCCTGCCGTATAAGAAGGGGGGGCACTCACCATATGCCATGCATTTTCAAGCATCGAAGgttccataattttttttttgttgtttttaaaaagaaaaaaatatattttggaaACTCAGTTCAAGTATTAAGCGCTGATTGTGGATGGAATCTGAGTAAAACTGTAAATATTTACCTCATATCAACCATCTGAAGCTACATGActgcttttgataaatattaataaataatacatacatctccaaaaattaaaaattcatactAGAATATTTTTGCCAAGTCTACTACGCTACTCTTCTAAAAGATTGATATTCCTTTTGAATGCATATACTTTTTTCCAGTATAACTATAGATAATTTGTTGCTGAGGTTTTATCTCATCCAATCAGATACAACTTTGTATCCGCATTCACTtttttcagggttgtgggggctgACTGCCCCCTTGCTTGTCTCTAGGACAGGTAAGACTGTATAGTTCTTCCTGCAAAAACATGGTGGACCTGAACCTCAGCAAAGGTTCTCGTTTGAGGCCCCCACCCCAAACTCCAAGGCGCTTCTTCTCCCCAGCACAGCGGGTGTAGAGAATCGGGGCGTCTGCGAGGGAGAAGGGAgccagggtgggggggtcaaCCCTCAGTCCACCTTCACGTACCCATTGGCGGTACCCGCGGCCCCCCCGGCGACGGCTGAGAGGCAGTCGCCGCCGGGCAGGTCAGCGTGCTCATCGAAGCGGAGCCGCAGCGTATTGCGGATGACCAGCCGCTCCACGATAAAGGAGGCGCAGAACCAGGGCAGGGCGTACTCAGCGGTGATCAGGCCCATGAAGTTGTAGCGGAACTGGGAGTAGTCCCACGGGCAGGCGTCGAACTGGCGCAGGAGCAACCCCGTGCCGAACTCCCACAGGTACGTCCACAACGTGTAGATGACGCAGCGCAGGAGCACCGGGCAGCGGAGCCGCAGCTGCAGGTACATGCGCTCCACAATCAGGATGCACGTGCCGTAGATGAAGAGTGCCCACACGCTGGTGACGCCGGGGAACTTCCAGTTGCAGTGGACCACGAACTCCCAGGCGGCCGTGAACATCACCTCGCAGAAGTAGCCGTGGATGGCGTAGAGGTACCACCGCGAGAGAGGCGTCAGGGGTTCCGGGGTCGCCATGACGACCACTTCCGCCTCCACCTGGGGGGAGCGGCAAAAGGGCAggagacgacaaataggagcaCACCCTTCAATTTATACTGCAAAAAGCTGGAGAAAAATGCGCAAGATTCATAAATTAATTATAAAAGCCTTTAAATTAAAACTATGACACATTCCATTTGTTGTTTGCTGATGCAGATTGGGACAGCAAATCAAAGAGAGTACTTCTGTAACTGCATTAAATTAAGAAACATACTCAAACAAAAATCTCAGCATCCATAACTTCATTCTTAGTCTGAAGGCCTTTGCCTTGTCAGAGCAGTAATTCAGAATATTACTGAATTTAATATTTATGCATAAAATATTTATGCATTATCGATTGGTTTGTGCATAGAAGCAATGGGTGTTACTAACAAACACAGATATAATATCAAAAACATCACAGCAGTGTTGAGTTCAAAAATGTCTTCTTATATATAAGAAGGTTCAAAATTCTGAGTAGCTGtcacaaaaacaaacatttatttgaGGTATTAAAGACTGTAAATACTTCACATGATTACGGCAAGGattcaaaattaaacaaaccaCGTTCTCGTATAAAGATGCTGATAGTTACAAAGCTACAGACTAAGAAAATCGCACAAACATTTTTAAGCTAGTTTCAAGTATCATATGGAACTGGCTTCTCACCTGATTATCTCAGAAGAAACATCAAATAATGCATGCAATATACTCAAGTGTCTGGCCTTAACGTTACTATTTTCCCTGCTTCAAACGCAAATATTATAAATAGCAACTGATGTCAGGAAAGATTAAGAACACAACAACACAGGCAGCAGATGACAAAGAAGTTAGACGGTTGTTGTCTTTGTAACCAAAGAATTCTATATTGGAATTTTTAGAAATACAATATTATTGCACTGGAGATCCATAACCTCAACGGCTGCATTAAACACCCAGTGATATAAATACATAATATCGTGAGTCAAAACAGTTTTTGCTAAGCAAACAAAGTGTACAAACTGTAATGTAAACTAAAGCAGTGCTCAGGTGACAGCAGATATTGTTCCCATCATTGTGGGTGAAGATAGCATCTGCTCCTCTGGGGGTGTTTAGCCAATTCTGCCATCCAGGGGAAACTTCTCACACACTTTCATTACTAGCCTCTTCAAAAGTATAACTTTGTggtttttgtctgtctgtcaatgCATTATGAACAAAACCAGTAATGTGGACAAAGGCAGCAGGGCCCAAAGTCCACCCATTTTGAGTCCAGTTGATTTATGTATCATAATTACGAAGCTGGACTGGGATTATCGTAACTAGCCATGGAAGGGTTACAATAGCGCAAAATGGATCACTACATACAGACTCATCTGTTAAGAGTTTGGGGCAGCCTACAGTGCTCTGAGATCCAAAGCTACAGAGTCCTGGCAGCACCGCCTTCCAGAGCAATTTGGGAGGACAGATGGCAGTTTCCTAAAATTACATTTGAAAGCATGCGAGACAATATGGCAAGATGTATAATATCCATTCATTGCATCTTATCCATTTTTCAATGTGGGCTTATTCAGTGAAGGTCACCGTGTTCTGGTGACCATCCCAGAAAGCACAAGGGAGAAAGCAAGGTGCAGGTTTAAGGACCAGCAGTCGAgactcacacagacatgcattaACTCAGCCTCTTACCAAGGATAATTTAGAGTCACCAATTCACCAGACTTTGGACTGTGGATAAAAAATGAACCACCTGAAGGAAACCAGCATTAAGTTACCAGGTGTCAAAACCAATTATacacttaatgtttttattatattaCACAGATTTCATTACATAAACAGATCAATCTTTCAAGATATTTAACAGTATAAAATGCtttatgcacccccccccccccatattaaaTCACTCTACTATGTCCATCTATCTTCCAGTCACTTATCCTGAACTGGGTGGTAAGAGGGTCTGAAGTCTATTCAGGCAGCCTACACGCACTTTAGCGATGCTAGTTAGCCTAAATGGATGTCTGTGGACTGCAGAATTAAACCAGACTAAACACCTGCAACACAGGGATGAcaaacaaactccacacacggaagTTTTTGCACTTCTGCGTTACTTAACGTGCCCCCTTGATGGCGGCCAACAGCTGCGTaccacaggacagacagcactcTCTCGTTGCTCGACACTTCTTAGGACACTGAGCCCCGGCGTGCTCAGGTCACGGAGGAATTTCGTAACATTTTCCATCAGCTCTGACCTCCTTAAACCAGTGTCACGACCTGGATCATAATCTCTGATTGCCCATAATTAGAAGGTCTTATTTTACTCCACATAAATTGCATACCATTTTCTACTATATTTGCAA from Brienomyrus brachyistius isolate T26 chromosome 14, BBRACH_0.4, whole genome shotgun sequence encodes the following:
- the tmem229b gene encoding transmembrane protein 229b — its product is MATPEPLTPLSRWYLYAIHGYFCEVMFTAAWEFVVHCNWKFPGVTSVWALFIYGTCILIVERMYLQLRLRCPVLLRCVIYTLWTYLWEFGTGLLLRQFDACPWDYSQFRYNFMGLITAEYALPWFCASFIVERLVIRNTLRLRFDEHADLPGGDCLSAVAGGAAGTANGYVKVD